In Chromobacterium rhizoryzae, one genomic interval encodes:
- the acnB gene encoding bifunctional aconitate hydratase 2/2-methylisocitrate dehydratase: protein MLEAYRQHVAERAALGIPPLPLSAKQVEALVELLKNPPKGEESTLVELITHRVPPGVDDAAKVKASFLAAVAEGDAQSPLISRELATQLLGTMLGGYNIKPLIDLLDDAAVAQIAADGLKKTLLMFDAFHDVKEKMDKGNAHAKQVVESWANAEWFTSRPAVADKITVTVFKVTGETNTDDLSPAPDAWSRPDIPLHYLAMLKNARPGITPEEDGKRGPMQFIEDLKQKGHLVAYVGDVVGTGSSRKSATNSVIWGTGEDIPYVPNKRFGGVCLGGKIAPIFFNTQEDSGALPIEVDVSKMDMGDVIDIYPYEGKIEKAGQKIADFALKSEVILDEVRAGGRINLIIGRGLTGKAREALGLPASTEFRLPKSPVDSGKGFSLAQKMVGRACGLPEGQGVRPGTYCEPKMTTVGSQDTTGPMTRDELKDLACLGFSADLVMQSFCHTAAYPKPVDVKMHKELPAFISTRGGVSLRPGDGVIHSWLNRLLLPDTVGTGGDSHTRFPIGISFPAGSGLVAFAAATGVMPLDMPESVLVRFKGKMQPGVTLRDLVNAIPLYAIKQGLLTVAKAGKKNAFSGRILEIEGLPDLKVEQAFELSDASAERSAAGCTVHLDKAPIIEYMTSNITLMKTMIANGYQDARTLERRIKAMEAWIANPQLLKGDADAEYAAVIEIDLADIHEPIVACPNDPDDVKTLSDVAGAKIDEVFIGSCMTNIGHFRAASKLLEGKRDIPVKLWVAPPTKMDAEQLTAEGHYGTFGTAGARMEMPGCSLCMGNQAQVKEGATVMSTSTRNFPNRLGKNSNVYLGSAELAAICSRLGRIPTKEEYMADIGVLNQKAGEVYRYMNFNEIADYQELADTVKV from the coding sequence ATGCTGGAAGCTTACCGTCAACACGTGGCCGAGCGCGCCGCGCTGGGCATCCCGCCGCTGCCGCTGTCCGCCAAGCAGGTGGAAGCGCTGGTGGAACTGCTGAAAAACCCGCCCAAGGGCGAGGAAAGCACCCTGGTCGAACTGATCACCCATCGCGTGCCGCCGGGCGTGGACGACGCCGCCAAGGTCAAGGCTTCCTTCCTGGCCGCCGTGGCCGAGGGCGACGCCCAATCCCCGCTGATCTCCCGCGAGCTGGCCACTCAGCTGCTGGGCACCATGCTGGGCGGCTACAACATCAAGCCGCTGATCGACCTGCTGGACGACGCCGCCGTGGCGCAGATCGCCGCCGACGGCCTGAAGAAAACCCTGCTGATGTTCGACGCCTTCCACGACGTGAAGGAGAAAATGGACAAGGGCAACGCCCACGCCAAGCAGGTGGTGGAATCCTGGGCCAATGCCGAATGGTTCACTAGCCGTCCGGCGGTGGCCGATAAAATCACCGTCACCGTGTTCAAGGTCACCGGCGAAACCAATACCGACGACCTGTCCCCGGCGCCGGACGCCTGGAGCCGCCCGGACATCCCGCTGCATTACCTCGCCATGCTGAAAAACGCCCGTCCCGGCATTACCCCGGAAGAAGACGGCAAGCGCGGCCCGATGCAGTTCATCGAAGACCTGAAGCAAAAAGGCCATCTGGTCGCCTACGTCGGCGATGTCGTCGGCACCGGCTCCAGTCGCAAATCCGCCACCAACAGCGTGATCTGGGGCACCGGCGAAGACATTCCTTACGTGCCCAACAAGCGCTTCGGCGGCGTGTGCCTGGGCGGTAAGATCGCCCCCATCTTCTTCAACACCCAGGAAGACTCCGGCGCGCTGCCGATCGAAGTGGACGTGTCCAAGATGGACATGGGCGATGTGATCGACATCTATCCGTATGAAGGCAAGATCGAGAAGGCCGGCCAGAAGATCGCCGACTTCGCGCTCAAGTCCGAGGTGATCCTGGACGAAGTGCGCGCCGGCGGCCGCATCAACCTGATCATCGGCCGCGGTTTGACCGGCAAGGCGCGCGAAGCGCTGGGCCTGCCGGCGTCCACGGAATTCCGCCTGCCCAAATCCCCAGTGGATTCCGGCAAGGGCTTCAGCCTGGCGCAAAAAATGGTCGGCCGCGCCTGTGGCCTGCCGGAAGGCCAGGGCGTGCGCCCGGGCACCTACTGCGAACCGAAGATGACCACCGTCGGCTCCCAGGACACCACCGGCCCGATGACCCGCGACGAACTGAAAGACCTGGCTTGCCTGGGCTTCTCCGCCGACCTGGTGATGCAGTCCTTCTGCCACACCGCCGCTTATCCCAAGCCGGTGGACGTGAAGATGCACAAGGAACTGCCGGCCTTCATCTCTACCCGCGGCGGCGTGTCGCTGCGTCCGGGCGACGGCGTGATCCACAGCTGGCTGAACCGCCTGTTGCTGCCGGACACCGTGGGCACCGGCGGCGACAGCCACACCCGTTTCCCGATCGGCATCTCCTTCCCGGCCGGCTCCGGCCTGGTGGCCTTCGCCGCCGCCACCGGCGTGATGCCGCTGGACATGCCTGAATCGGTGCTGGTGCGCTTCAAGGGCAAGATGCAGCCGGGCGTGACCCTGCGCGATCTGGTCAACGCCATTCCGCTGTACGCGATCAAGCAAGGCCTGCTGACCGTGGCCAAGGCCGGCAAGAAAAACGCCTTCTCCGGGCGCATCCTGGAAATCGAAGGCTTGCCGGATCTGAAGGTGGAGCAAGCGTTTGAGCTGTCCGACGCTTCCGCCGAGCGTTCCGCCGCCGGTTGCACCGTGCATCTGGACAAAGCGCCGATCATCGAATACATGACCTCCAACATCACCCTGATGAAGACCATGATCGCCAACGGCTATCAGGACGCGCGCACGCTGGAGCGCCGCATCAAGGCGATGGAGGCCTGGATCGCCAATCCGCAGCTGCTGAAGGGCGACGCCGACGCGGAATACGCGGCGGTGATCGAGATCGATCTGGCCGATATCCACGAGCCCATCGTGGCCTGCCCGAACGACCCGGACGATGTGAAAACCCTGTCCGACGTGGCCGGCGCCAAGATCGACGAAGTGTTCATCGGTTCTTGCATGACCAATATCGGCCACTTCCGCGCCGCTTCCAAGCTGCTGGAAGGCAAGCGCGACATCCCGGTGAAACTGTGGGTGGCGCCGCCGACCAAGATGGACGCCGAACAGCTGACCGCGGAAGGCCATTACGGCACCTTCGGCACCGCCGGCGCGCGGATGGAAATGCCGGGCTGCTCGCTGTGCATGGGCAACCAGGCGCAGGTGAAGGAGGGCGCCACCGTGATGTCCACCTCCACCCGCAACTTCCCCAACCGTCTGGGCAAGAACTCCAACGTCTACCTGGGTTCCGCCGAACTGGCCGCGATCTGCTCCCGTCTGGGTCGCATCCCGACCAAGGAGGAATACATGGCCGACATCGGCGTGCTCAACCAGAAGGCCGGCGAAGTGTACCGCT
- the gcvA gene encoding transcriptional regulator GcvA, giving the protein MSTYPPLNTLRIFEAAARLESFSAAAGELFVTHGAVSKQIKQLEDWLGVPLFERSGGRVKLTDPGWRYLVQVQDGLDLIANATSQLLQADRRRRISINSTPTFAMHWLLPRLSRFREQFPELELHLATSDRDISRLDSPFDIAIRRGPGDWPGHIAKPFLKEWELPLCGPALLAAAPIASPADLARHTLLYADTRPTAWQRWLTLAGVPELKPASAMHFDSFSLALQAAMDGLGVVLGPMPMAQAQIDAGVLLSPLPAPVATVRDYCWVAPRAAAEDAAVAAFCRWLEGEAVRPDAAA; this is encoded by the coding sequence ATGAGCACTTACCCCCCTCTCAACACCCTGCGTATTTTTGAGGCAGCGGCCCGGCTGGAGAGCTTTTCCGCCGCCGCCGGCGAACTCTTCGTCACCCACGGGGCTGTGAGCAAGCAGATCAAGCAGCTGGAGGATTGGCTGGGCGTGCCGCTGTTCGAGCGCAGCGGCGGCAGAGTCAAGCTGACCGACCCCGGCTGGCGCTATCTGGTGCAGGTGCAGGACGGCCTGGATCTGATCGCCAACGCCACCTCTCAGCTGCTGCAGGCGGACCGCCGCCGCCGGATCAGCATCAATTCCACGCCCACCTTCGCCATGCACTGGCTGCTGCCGCGGCTGAGCCGTTTTCGCGAGCAGTTTCCGGAGCTGGAGCTGCATCTGGCCACCTCGGACCGCGACATCAGCCGGCTGGACAGTCCGTTCGACATCGCCATCCGCCGCGGCCCCGGCGATTGGCCCGGCCACATCGCCAAGCCCTTTCTGAAGGAATGGGAGCTGCCGCTGTGCGGTCCGGCGCTGCTGGCCGCCGCGCCCATCGCCAGCCCGGCGGATCTGGCGCGGCATACCCTGCTCTACGCGGACACCCGCCCCACCGCCTGGCAGCGCTGGCTGACCCTGGCCGGGGTGCCGGAGCTGAAGCCGGCCAGCGCCATGCATTTCGACAGTTTCTCGCTGGCCTTGCAGGCGGCGATGGACGGCCTGGGCGTGGTGCTGGGGCCGATGCCGATGGCGCAGGCGCAGATAGACGCCGGCGTGCTGTTGTCGCCGTTGCCGGCGCCGGTGGCCACGGTGCGCGACTACTGCTGGGTGGCGCCGCGCGCGGCGGCGGAGGACGCCGCCGTCGCGGCCTTCTGCCGCTGGCTGGAGGGCGAGGCCGTCCGCCCGGACGCGGCCGCCTGA